The genomic segment AGGACGACGCGAAGAAGTATCTCGAGACTTACGAGATCGAGCGCATCGTTGGTGCCTATTCCGACAACATCCTGTTTCCCATCGAGCTCGTGCCCGGTGAGGGCGAGCCGCGCCAGATCAATTCGGCAAGCGCTGTGGCAGCGCTCGAAGTCCGAGCTGACGGCAGACGACTACAAAAAGGCCTATCAGCAGATCGCTTCCGCCTTCGGCGACCTCGCGATCATGCTGCACTACCGCGCCGAGGGCAGCCACTCCTACGCCGTGTTGCTGTTCGCACCGTCGACGAAGCCATTCGACCTGTTCGAGCCGAATCGCAAGGGCCGCGTCAAACTCTACGTCCGCCGCGTCTCCATCACCGATGATGCCGATCTGCTGCCGGGTTACCTCCGCTTCATCCGGGGCGTCGTCGACAGCGAGGATCTCCCGCTCAACATCTCCCGCGAGATGCTCCAGAACAATCCGCAGCTCGCGCAGATCCGCAAAGCCGTGGCGACCCGCGTCCTGTCCGAGCTCGAAAGCCTCGCCGAGAAGGACCCGGAGAATTTTGCCAAGATCTGGGATGCTTTTGGCGCGGTGCTGAAAGAAGGCATCTACGAGGATTTCGAGCGTCGCGAAAAGCTGCTGGCGCTGTCGCGCTTCACCACCACGTCAGGCGAGAAGCGCTCGCTCAAGCAGATTATCGCCGATTTCAAGCCGAACCAGACCGAGATCTATTATCTCGTCGGTGACAGCATCGAGCGACTGAAATCCAATCCGCGGCTGGAGGCCGCCACCGCGCGCGGCATCGAGGTGCTGTTGCTGTCCGATCCCGTCGACGCGTTCTGGCCTCGATGCCGTCGGAGTTCGAGGGCAAGCCGCTGAAGTCCTTGAGTGGGCGACCTCAATCTCGACCTGATCCCGCGCGTCGACGAAACGGACGAGGCGAAGGAGGACGAGACGGCCGCCGCCGGGCATGCGCTCAGGACCATTCCCAATGGATACGAACCCTCGGCGAGTCGCGATGGTTGAGGTTTAGGCTCAGCTCCCGCCGCCCTGCCTTCTTGAAGGCTAGGTTCAAGATCGATTAAGGGATCCGTATTTGAATTCTCTATGTGGCGCTCAGAATGGGACTCATTGGCGCTCGGATTCTTGGATTTGAAGATTGAGGACGTCGTCTGCAAGTTGCGACAGCTCATCGGCAATCGGCTCGAGCTCCTGACGCGTCGCGGTACGCGGAATCTGAGCGACCATTGCGCGGAAGGCGGCATGCACCTCCTGCCAATCGGCAGGCCCCTGCCCGGCCCTTCGCGTTGGAACGCCTTCCTCGATGCCAGTTGCAATCATCTTCGCGATGTCGCGCCGGCACAGCGTGATCCGCTCACGCACAAGCTTGAGCGCGCGGGCTTCGGCTTCGATGTCGGCCGCCAGGCTCTCGAACTCTTCCGAGCGCATGACGAGCGGCGACAGATCGAAGCCGAAGGCGAGCTCGATTTCGCCGGCCTCGTCCTTGCGCGCATACCGCTTGCCATTTGGGCTGTCGCAGCGAACGATCAGTCCCGCGTCAACCAGGACAGCGAGATGACGCCGCAGCGTCGACGCCGGCATGCCCTGCGGCCGCCGACTGAGCTGATGGTTTGACAGGAAGACGATCAGATCACCCTCTCCTGTGAGCGCGGTCTCAGGATGGAAGGTCAGGAGCGCGTTTAACACCGAGAGAGCCCGCTCCGACACGCCAAGGCGCGGCCGTGCCGTGCAGATGGCGCGAAAAATCTTCCATTTGTGCACGATCTTTTGGGAAGGGCGTTCGGTTGCGACCATTTGGCTTGCCACATGGGCAAGCGTCAACGATCACCGCCCAAAAGGCGTCGTTGGAGAGTGTGACTGCATGTCTTTGCCTCAGCTGGGCAAGGTTTCGAGGCCTCCGCGCGATCGATCGACAACCCGCCTTGTACGATAGATCGGCTATGCCCGGCACCCTCGATATGCATCGCGAACGAGGCGCGCTCAATGAAGCTCAAGTCTTCGCGCGGCGCGTTCTCGAGTCCTTGCGCCACGACAAGCGCTTCATCTGATAGCGATCGCACGATCGCTTTGACGAGAATCCCCAATTCCCGCGTAGCGCGGACGCGGCGATGACCATAGGCGCTCTGGTAGCCCCCCTTTTACTTCAGGATGCTCCCGAACGATAATGGGCACTTCTTGGCCGCGCTGTGAGATCGACTGCTTAAGTGCATCGAACGAGCTATCATCCTGGTCGCGAAACCGGTCGGCCAGCGGTGACGGATCAAGAAGCGAGGGGTCGATTTCAAGGATCACCGCCCCGGAGGCAATCCTTTCGCGCAGCTCCTCGTTCTCTTTCTCGACTCCGGAAAAAGTGTCTTTCAGCGAGCGGACTGAGCCTGGGAGACCCGCGGCAAGGCACCGGGCATGTTGTCAGCTGACAACGCAGGTGACTGCGGGGCCGTGAAAAGGCTCTTGATGGTGTCAGTACGTTTGCTCATCGACCCCACACATTCTTAAGAAGTTGCGCGATTTCAGCATTGACCGTGTCGACCGAATTCCAATGCCCTCTCGCCCTATGGCGCCGCGCTCCAGCTCATACAGTGATTGCTTGGTGAGACCGGCATTGGCTATCGCGGTCGATTTCCACACCGTGGCCTGGAGCACATCCGATCCAAACAGGGTCCGAAGGAGGGCCACGATTTGAGCTTCGGGCAGGTCATCGGGATCGTGACGCGTGATGACATACCGGATGAAATCGTGCTTGAGTCGCCCGCCAGCTTCCTCAATGACGGACAGGAGGTCCGACGTCATGAGGAGAAACTGGCTCATGGATGCAACAGCGACCATCTGAGGATGTATGGTCACGAGCATCGCGGTCGCCGCGTTTAGCGCGCCCATGGTCAAGTAACCAAGTTGGGGTGGGCAGTCGATGACGACGACGTCATAATCGTCGGCGACCTGGTTCGATAGCGCTGGCGACGCGGCGAAAGAATAGGTCTTCGCCCGCGTTCACGCCGCTCGACCATTGCTCGGGGCGTGGTGTGCTCGAACTCCATAATCTCAAGATTGCCTGAGTTACCCCTATCAGTTCGCCCCGGTGCGGCCGGTGAACGGCCGACAGCCAAACTCAGCCACGCAATCGGACGGCGCTTCGATCGGGGTTCCTATTTCTTCCAGGGCGGCTTCATCGGAGCTGCGATTACGCAAAACGATTCGCTCTATCGCATTCCCACCATCGATGGCGCAGATCGCAACACCCGCATGGACGTCCACCAGACCAAGGTAAACTTGAAGGGCGAATACCGCCCCGATGCCGCTGCGGTCGATGCCATCCGTTTCTGGACTGGAGCTACCGATTATCGGCACAACGAGGTTGGGCTTGCCGATCCCAGCGATCCGGCAAGTGACGGCGTACGGCAGATCCTTACCAGCAAGGAACAAGAAATCCGCACCGAAGTACAGTTGGTACCGTTCAACGTGCGCTTCGCTGAAGTGACTACGGCGATCGGTGTCCAGGCCAGCCATCAGCAACTGACGGTGCCGAGTCCTGACTACGCCGGTAAGTTGTTCAATGGCCTATGGGATCCGAATAACCATACACGTGTCGCGGGCTATGTCTTCAATGAATTCAAATTCAGCGAATACACCAAAGCGCAGATCTCTGGCCGTATCGAGCATATCGGATTGCACGGTTCGACGCCAAACTTCCCAGCGGATTTCCTACCCGACGGCGCGCCACAAGCAAGCATCACGCGTAACCCGTCGTTTATGCCGAAGAGTGGCAGCATCGGCTTGCTCCAAGACCTGCCCGGTGGCATGGTCGGCAGCATTACCGCACAATATGTTGAACGCGCGCCTAAGCCCGCCGAATTGTTCTCGCGCGGCGCCCACGACGCCACTGCGACGTTCGACATAGGCAATCCGAACCTAGCCATGGAAACCGCGAAGTCCGTCGAGATCGGCCTAAGCAAAGCGACAGGATCATTCCGAGTCGAGGCTACAGCCTATCACGCGCGCTTTGACAATTTCGCCTTAGCAGTGTGATGTGCGACGATGATTTCGCCTCATGTGGCATGCCCGGCGCCGGACTAAACCAAGCCATCTATTCGCAGCGCGATGCGATCTTCCGCGGCGGTGAATTTCAGTCTCAGCTCGACGTCGGGCCATTCCGTGGCGGCATCTGGGGAATCGAAAACCAGTTCGACATGGTCCGCGCCACCTTCACTGAAACGGCACGAATGTGCCACGCATTCCGCCCCTGAGGCTGGGCGGCGGCGTATTCTGGCGCGATGACAATTGGCTAATGCGAATAAACGTCCTGCAGGCATTTACACAGAACCATGTCGCTCCACTCGCAGAGACCCCAACAGAGGGGTACAATCTGCTGAAAGCCGAAATCAGCTACAATACAAAGCTCGGCTCAAGGTGGTTTGGCGCGCGAGAGATGACAGTCGGGCTTGCCGGCAACAATCTCCTGAATGCGAACATCTGCAATTCGGTGTCCTATAGCAAGGCCGAGGTACTAATGCCCGGCATTGGTCTGCGTGCGTTCGTCAACATAAGGTTTTAGGTCGGCGCGGCTTTTTCTACGCAGTAATAAGCAGCATCACAAGCTGCTCATACTGCTCTGGTACCCGTCACCAGGTCGTTTGCGTAGCGACCTGGTGACGAACGCGCGCACTGTGGCCCCTTAGATCTCTAAATTAGGTTAGTTCGTCTTCTGCAGCTTAGTAACCGTGATACCATCGCCCGTGCGCTCGGCCGTGAACCTGACTTTGTCGCCGAAAGTTGCCTTAAGATCAATAGATCCCGCACGCGAAACACCATGGTCATACCATTTTCCTCCATGTCGAGATTCATGATCGGGCCATGCTTCAGCGTGATCTTTCCGGCCGCCTCGTCGATCTTCTTGACTTCTCCATTGCTGAAAGTGTCCTGGGCGACGACCGGCATGGATATCAGCATTGCAAGCAGCACGACTGCCGCATGAGAGACCTTCTTCATTTCATTTTGCCTTTGCTCGGGATTCCTAGAAGTTAGCGCACCGTGACGGTGCCGATCATTCCTGCCTCACGATGCCCCGGGATCAGGCACGAGTATTCGAATTCCCCTGTTTTGGTGAACTTCCAGATGATCTCGCCTGTCTTCTTGGCGCCAAGACGCTTACCGTTTGGATCGTCGTGCTCCATGTCCGGATTTTTCATCATGGCTGCGGCGTGCTTCAGATTCTCGGCCGTCGTTGCGAGGATAACTTCGTGGTCGAGCTCTCCATTGTTTCGCAGCACGAATTTGATCTGATCGCCTTTATTCACCTCAATCTTGGTCGGTATAAAGCCCATCTTGCCATCCATCTCGCCCATGGTGATCTGGATAATGCGCGCCGGCTTCTTCGGGTCACCCGGCTCACCGGCCGAGTAACTCTCGTTATGCTGATGTCCGGTCGGACCGGCGCCGGCCCAGGCGGTTGAAGCAAACGCCGCGCTCATCAAGGCAACGGCAATGCGTTTTGAAGCAGTCATCTTCTTCTCCAAGTGAATGTGAACTTGATTGATGGGCTTGATGCAGTGTTTGGTCACATTTGCTTCATGTTCATCCCTTTCGGCGATTTTGTCCCCTTAATCGGTGCGGGAGATTGATCGTGCCCCCGTTGCTGCGGCGCGCGCGGTGTCCCTTGGGGCGGCGTCTCGACCTCGTAGGCAACGGTCCCCGGAGGATGCTTGTAGGTGCCCGGATCCTTGTAGTCGTCGCTTGCGAGCCCCTCGCGGATCTTCATGACCGTGAACATGCCCCCCATCTCGATTGGGCCGAATTGTCCGGTGCCTGTCATCATGGGCAGCGTGTTGTCTGGCGCGGGCATTTCCATCTCGCCCATTGCCATACCTGTCGAGCCCATCACCATCGCATCCGGCGCGAGGCGGCCGACGGCTTTCGCGAGATCCTTGCGCGACACGCC from the Bradyrhizobium sp. WBAH42 genome contains:
- the repC gene encoding plasmid replication protein RepC codes for the protein MTLAHVASQMVATERPSQKIVHKWKIFRAICTARPRLGVSERALSVLNALLTFHPETALTGEGDLIVFLSNHQLSRRPQGMPASTLRRHLAVLVDAGLIVRCDSPNGKRYARKDEAGEIELAFGFDLSPLVMRSEEFESLAADIEAEARALKLVRERITLCRRDIAKMIATGIEEGVPTRRAGQGPADWQEVHAAFRAMVAQIPRTATRQELEPIADELSQLADDVLNLQIQESERQ
- a CDS encoding ParB N-terminal domain-containing protein, coding for MILEIDPSLLDPSPLADRFRDQDDSSFDALKQSISQRGQEVPIIVREHPEVKGGLPERLWSSPRPRYAGIGDSRQSDRAIAIR
- a CDS encoding plastocyanin/azurin family copper-binding protein; amino-acid sequence: MTASKRIAVALMSAAFASTAWAGAGPTGHQHNESYSAGEPGDPKKPARIIQITMGEMDGKMGFIPTKIEVNKGDQIKFVLRNNGELDHEVILATTAENLKHAAAMMKNPDMEHDDPNGKRLGAKKTGEIIWKFTKTGEFEYSCLIPGHREAGMIGTVTVR